The following proteins are co-located in the Aurantiacibacter atlanticus genome:
- a CDS encoding GH36-type glycosyl hydrolase domain-containing protein has product MNADISPEAPIEFRAHELAAGHRLGTASPDPVPAWAHVKAVQRWLSDVRQACVDPPPEASKAAEWLLDNDYQVHRALRQIRNDLPKSFYVQLPGLAKEEDEEEQTGLPRVYAIAHEYVLASHLQISLAGAVRFVQAYQQHLPLTIAELWAFPTMLRIACVEILVAALTPLLGGSITLPFVSADASHDIHSLDPSERTARSISNLGIVATIPWEDFFDQVSLVEAALGRDPSADYPQMDFETRDAYRTAVEEIARASSSDECEVADAAILRARAAGVDDVGRHVGYWLVDRGRGQLERDLETSLSFRQQLRRSVMNRPGRFYTAAIFLAGVGALILPALYLALEGANFAGWLGAMVVSVVPASVLAITVVHWAITRLLPPSVLPKLDYRNCLPEGADSFVVVPVLIASKQEVASLAQQLETHWLANVDPLVHVALLADLADAPEEKMPDDDAITHALVAAIRSLNRRHGGGAGHKPFHLLLRARKYNPGEGCWMAWERKRGKLEQFNRLLVDGDWSGFSVHEGNSTAFSAIRYVVTVDADTLLPPGSVARLVGTIAHSLNRARIDGEAGRVTRGYALVQPRVEISPQAGIRSLFARLFTGDTAIDIYSRAVSDVYQDLFGAGIFVGKGIYDVRAFHAAVDGRVPENRILSHDLFEGAHGRAALATDIVLYENFPASYPAYARRLHRWIRGDWQLLAWLWPFVPGSDDTRLRNPISGIDRWKILDNLRRSLVAPGLLILALAGWFLLPGSPWFWTALVVLAPGWQLFTDIVSGLTRGRRVGASHGLLARLTDQAGRWLQAIVYLLNEALLSLHAISITLWRNLVSHKHLLEWTAAAHVATNMEQRSPRASVWREMWLGSVIAAGITAALILIRPGALPAAIPLLVAWMGAPEFALFSGRLRRSKAIPLGEGDTDYLRLLARRTWYYFESFAGPEDNWLPPDNYQGPPHEEIGHRTSPTNIGMLLQSTASAWDMGYVGRAELAARGRNVFDAMARLERYRGHFLNWYETRHLRPLEPRYISTVDSGNLAVSLIAYAETLREAAAFSEIETQRWDGLNDLLDLLDQAAIQWGDAASLREQIAAIREMLFTAEDDGERLASLSWIRKSAMAAIAEEVEHIAESVGDAAPEDFRDLFAWFDRLRHHVDEMHRDQFPADGLEQELLALADDAVEIAWSMDFSWLYDHERRLFFIGHNVSTSRIDTHHYDLLASEARLASFFAIAKGDVPVEHWFHLERPVTKAPGGLSLLSWNGSMFEYLMPRLLLRGEPETLLGESERVAVEIQRRHGLKLGLPWGVSESAYAERDPEHRYRYQAFGTPGLGLKRGLSRDRVIAPYASALALAVAPGYATANLRRLSALGAEGRFGMWEALDFTPERAPANASFTPVIAYMAHHQGMMLCAIANLLTQDAMVERFARDPQVRLVSLLLSERVPHEIPPEIERLEALDNSESGVQIGQIAPWQPADTHFPQVQVLGNGRLSSWIAESGGGTLRWQGQSITRFVPDATRDAEGLWLYIQDLESGAFWSGARQPTGAIPDEYRAVFQPHMAEFHRRDHGIDLRMEICVGSGDDLEIRRVTLINETGVPRTLRLTSYAEVVLAPPLDDERHPAFSKLFTGGVYIPRIGGLLFTRRPRKPHETPATMVQFAIDGAGPIEGLRYEVDRRAFIGRGRTLRDPVGAAQPLGGSTGWTLDPIAALQHDITLKPGEQRIFCVVTAVAATSSAALEIAARHATLSAMEWVIGDAAAESARTVGRARVKPEDLPALQSLGSLLIYPHKALRADSAHIRANTLGQGALWGLALSGDLPILLLRTDSAEGDMVPLLASAHQLWRRTGLPVDLVILQVSGSTYAEPMRGELHELLREVGASEMLGRNGGIHLLFADQSGPDQIRLLEAMAWAILDDDAGALEDQLARASHPASLPPPIFPSLAYSPATDEPPSQTRPTGLQFGNGYGGFSLDGREYIIQLEAGQTTPAPWANVLANDWFGTLVTEAGGGFTWSVNSGENRLTSWTNDPVSDRPVETLYLRDEETAAVWTVTPAPAGQEAPCDIRYGAGYSQWRRSSHEIEQEQRVFVAPDAPVKLVRLRLTNMDRRHRRLTATYYAEWLLGSLPSIARRHVACRFDPASQLLLATSPWNADFAGRTAFLTATNDAHGFTTDRSEFLGREGGQAAPAALGRWGLGSAEVAGADACAAYQVHLDLAPEESIEVTFILGDAANEAEAIALAAQWRDDAAISNAETALTQKWDDLLGCITVDTPDPAFDMMINRWLIYQSLSSRVMARTGFYQASGAIGFRDQLQDVLALLPFDPARARRHILICAAHQFEEGDVLHWWHPPSDRGVRTRFSDDLLWLPYAAATYVRATGDLTILEEVVPFLSAPLLKEEEDDRYGQFEQCEAREPLIEHCERALERIQLGAHGLPLMGTGDWNDGMDRVGAEGRGESLWLAWFACVTAELLADLEHRMGRDREADHWTQQAGMLRRNVEESGWDGAWYRRAYDDAGHPLGSAKEAECRIDSISQSWSVFAGADPARVQEAVEAAKRELIDPDAALARLLWPPFNTGPRDPGYIKAYPPGLRENGGQYSHAAAWLGLALAQTGDADGALDVFHMICPVHRAATQEGAELYRIEPYVVPGDIAAAEPHRGKGGWSWYTGAASWAWRLGVEGLLGLTMHDGNVCIAPSLPTDWPGYNATLRRGNASIAVQVERSQDSLDTQVEVDGVPFAREAIAFPAEGETRNVLVRIGQKTLTRAGAPA; this is encoded by the coding sequence GTGAACGCGGACATTAGCCCTGAAGCGCCGATTGAGTTCCGCGCGCATGAACTGGCCGCTGGGCACCGGCTCGGCACTGCGTCACCGGACCCGGTCCCGGCATGGGCCCATGTAAAGGCGGTGCAACGCTGGCTCAGCGATGTTCGCCAAGCGTGTGTCGATCCGCCTCCAGAGGCCAGCAAAGCTGCTGAATGGCTACTCGATAATGATTACCAGGTGCACCGTGCTTTGCGCCAGATTCGTAACGATTTACCGAAGAGCTTCTACGTTCAATTGCCCGGATTGGCGAAGGAGGAGGACGAGGAAGAGCAGACCGGCCTACCGCGCGTTTATGCAATCGCCCATGAATATGTACTGGCAAGCCATCTTCAGATATCACTCGCCGGAGCAGTCCGGTTTGTGCAGGCCTACCAACAGCACCTTCCGCTGACGATTGCCGAATTATGGGCGTTTCCAACCATGCTGCGGATCGCCTGCGTGGAGATATTGGTCGCCGCGCTAACGCCGCTGCTCGGTGGATCGATCACCCTGCCATTTGTCTCGGCTGACGCCTCTCATGATATCCACTCGCTCGATCCTAGTGAACGGACCGCGCGGTCTATTTCCAATCTTGGAATTGTTGCGACAATTCCGTGGGAGGATTTCTTCGATCAGGTCAGTCTGGTGGAGGCAGCGCTAGGCCGCGATCCCTCCGCTGATTACCCGCAAATGGATTTCGAAACGCGGGATGCGTATCGAACTGCAGTTGAGGAAATCGCCCGGGCGAGTAGCAGCGATGAATGTGAAGTCGCTGATGCGGCGATCCTGCGAGCGCGTGCGGCCGGGGTCGATGATGTCGGTCGCCATGTCGGCTACTGGCTGGTCGATCGCGGGCGCGGTCAACTGGAAAGAGATCTGGAAACCTCGCTCAGCTTTCGCCAGCAGCTTCGCCGGTCAGTCATGAACAGGCCCGGTCGTTTCTACACTGCCGCTATTTTTCTGGCGGGCGTCGGTGCCTTGATCTTGCCCGCGCTATATCTGGCGTTGGAAGGTGCCAATTTTGCTGGCTGGCTGGGAGCGATGGTGGTCAGCGTGGTGCCTGCCTCTGTTTTGGCAATTACAGTCGTTCACTGGGCGATAACGCGCTTGCTGCCGCCCAGCGTTTTGCCCAAGCTGGATTACCGGAATTGCCTGCCGGAGGGCGCGGACAGTTTCGTGGTTGTGCCGGTGTTGATTGCCTCAAAGCAGGAGGTCGCCAGTCTTGCCCAGCAGCTGGAAACGCATTGGCTCGCCAATGTCGATCCGCTTGTCCATGTGGCTTTATTGGCGGATCTGGCAGATGCGCCGGAAGAAAAAATGCCGGATGATGACGCCATCACCCACGCGCTGGTGGCGGCCATCCGCTCACTTAATCGGCGACATGGCGGCGGCGCAGGACATAAGCCGTTTCATCTGCTGTTGCGCGCTCGCAAATATAATCCGGGCGAGGGTTGCTGGATGGCCTGGGAACGCAAGCGCGGCAAACTTGAGCAGTTCAACCGTCTGCTGGTGGATGGTGATTGGTCCGGCTTTTCTGTGCATGAGGGCAACAGCACAGCATTTAGCGCTATTCGTTACGTCGTGACGGTCGATGCAGACACGTTACTTCCTCCTGGGTCGGTCGCGCGGCTCGTCGGTACGATCGCCCACTCGCTCAATCGCGCCCGGATAGACGGTGAGGCGGGCCGAGTAACGCGCGGCTATGCGCTGGTCCAGCCACGGGTCGAAATATCGCCGCAAGCGGGCATCCGCAGTCTGTTTGCCCGGCTGTTTACCGGTGACACTGCCATCGATATTTACAGCCGGGCCGTGTCCGACGTGTATCAGGATTTGTTCGGTGCAGGCATCTTCGTGGGCAAGGGGATTTATGATGTCCGTGCCTTTCATGCTGCCGTGGATGGACGCGTGCCGGAAAATCGCATTCTCAGCCATGATCTGTTTGAGGGGGCACATGGCCGTGCGGCGCTGGCCACAGATATCGTATTATATGAGAATTTTCCGGCCAGTTACCCAGCATATGCCCGCCGCCTGCATCGCTGGATCAGGGGCGACTGGCAATTGCTCGCTTGGCTATGGCCGTTTGTCCCCGGGTCGGATGACACCAGATTGCGCAATCCGATCAGCGGGATAGACCGCTGGAAAATTCTCGACAATCTGCGCCGTAGTCTGGTCGCGCCTGGCTTGCTGATCTTGGCATTGGCGGGTTGGTTCTTGCTCCCCGGCAGCCCTTGGTTCTGGACCGCGCTGGTCGTGCTTGCCCCGGGATGGCAATTGTTCACTGATATAGTAAGCGGCCTCACCCGTGGCCGTCGGGTTGGTGCATCACATGGCCTGCTGGCACGCCTCACTGATCAGGCAGGTCGGTGGCTTCAGGCGATAGTCTATCTGTTGAATGAAGCCCTGCTATCGCTCCACGCTATCTCCATCACTTTGTGGCGCAATCTGGTTAGCCACAAACATCTGCTGGAATGGACTGCGGCAGCGCATGTTGCGACCAATATGGAGCAGCGCAGCCCGCGGGCCTCGGTCTGGCGCGAAATGTGGCTGGGCTCGGTCATCGCAGCTGGAATCACTGCTGCGCTGATTCTGATCCGTCCCGGCGCTCTGCCCGCGGCAATCCCCCTGCTTGTCGCCTGGATGGGCGCCCCTGAATTTGCTTTGTTCAGCGGCAGGCTACGCCGGTCAAAAGCGATCCCGCTGGGCGAGGGCGATACTGATTATCTACGGCTGCTCGCTCGTCGAACGTGGTATTACTTTGAAAGCTTTGCAGGGCCTGAGGACAATTGGTTGCCACCCGATAATTATCAGGGGCCACCGCATGAAGAAATTGGTCACCGCACATCGCCGACCAATATCGGCATGCTCCTGCAATCCACTGCAAGCGCATGGGATATGGGCTATGTTGGCCGCGCAGAGCTGGCGGCCCGCGGACGCAACGTGTTTGACGCAATGGCGAGGCTGGAACGCTATCGCGGGCATTTCCTGAATTGGTACGAGACGCGGCATTTGCGCCCGCTTGAACCGCGCTATATCTCAACCGTCGATAGCGGCAATCTGGCGGTCAGCCTTATTGCCTATGCGGAAACTCTGCGGGAAGCAGCAGCTTTTAGCGAAATAGAAACGCAGCGCTGGGATGGTCTGAACGATCTGCTGGACCTGCTGGATCAGGCCGCCATCCAATGGGGCGATGCAGCATCCTTGCGAGAGCAGATTGCGGCAATTCGCGAGATGCTGTTCACAGCGGAAGATGATGGCGAGCGCCTCGCTTCGCTCAGCTGGATTCGCAAAAGCGCGATGGCCGCAATCGCGGAGGAGGTCGAGCATATTGCGGAAAGTGTCGGCGATGCTGCGCCGGAAGATTTCCGCGATTTGTTCGCGTGGTTCGATCGGCTGCGGCATCATGTGGATGAGATGCATCGGGACCAGTTCCCGGCCGATGGGTTGGAGCAAGAGTTGCTGGCTTTGGCCGATGATGCGGTTGAAATAGCATGGTCGATGGATTTCTCTTGGCTGTATGATCATGAGCGACGGTTATTTTTCATCGGGCACAACGTCAGTACCAGCCGGATCGATACCCATCATTACGATCTGCTGGCCTCTGAAGCGCGGCTGGCAAGCTTCTTTGCCATTGCGAAAGGCGATGTGCCGGTAGAGCATTGGTTTCATCTCGAACGGCCAGTGACCAAGGCGCCCGGTGGCTTGTCACTGCTCTCGTGGAATGGCTCAATGTTTGAATATCTCATGCCGCGCCTCTTGCTTCGCGGAGAGCCGGAGACTCTGCTCGGAGAAAGCGAGCGCGTGGCCGTGGAAATTCAGCGCCGCCATGGGTTAAAGCTGGGCCTCCCATGGGGGGTATCCGAATCCGCCTATGCAGAACGGGACCCGGAGCATCGCTATCGTTATCAGGCATTCGGGACACCCGGACTCGGCCTGAAACGTGGTCTGTCGCGCGATCGGGTTATTGCGCCATATGCCTCTGCTTTGGCGCTGGCGGTAGCGCCCGGATATGCAACTGCGAATCTGCGCCGGCTTTCCGCGCTGGGAGCAGAAGGACGCTTCGGCATGTGGGAAGCGCTCGATTTCACGCCCGAAAGGGCGCCTGCCAACGCAAGCTTCACGCCGGTGATCGCCTATATGGCGCATCACCAGGGCATGATGCTTTGCGCAATTGCAAATTTGCTCACGCAAGATGCGATGGTTGAACGCTTTGCTCGCGATCCGCAGGTGCGGCTTGTGTCGCTGCTGCTGAGCGAACGCGTGCCGCATGAAATCCCGCCTGAGATAGAGCGGCTCGAGGCTCTGGATAACTCAGAGAGCGGCGTGCAGATTGGACAGATCGCCCCATGGCAGCCTGCAGACACACATTTCCCGCAAGTGCAGGTGTTGGGTAATGGCCGATTGTCGAGCTGGATCGCCGAAAGTGGCGGCGGCACGCTGCGCTGGCAGGGACAATCCATCACCCGCTTCGTGCCGGACGCGACGCGCGATGCCGAGGGGTTGTGGCTCTATATCCAAGATCTGGAGAGCGGTGCATTCTGGTCCGGTGCCCGCCAGCCCACGGGGGCCATTCCCGACGAATATCGAGCGGTGTTCCAGCCACATATGGCGGAATTTCATCGGCGCGATCACGGGATCGATCTACGCATGGAAATATGCGTCGGGAGCGGTGATGATCTGGAGATCCGCCGTGTGACACTTATCAATGAAACTGGCGTGCCGCGCACGCTGCGTCTTACTAGCTATGCCGAAGTAGTGCTCGCGCCGCCTCTCGATGATGAACGGCATCCCGCATTCAGCAAACTGTTTACCGGTGGCGTATATATTCCGCGGATCGGCGGGCTATTGTTTACCCGTAGGCCGCGTAAGCCCCACGAAACGCCTGCGACGATGGTACAATTTGCCATCGATGGGGCCGGACCGATCGAGGGTCTGCGTTACGAAGTCGACCGGCGAGCCTTTATTGGCCGGGGCCGCACTTTGCGCGATCCTGTTGGCGCGGCCCAGCCTCTGGGCGGCAGCACCGGCTGGACCCTGGACCCGATTGCCGCGCTGCAACACGACATTACTCTGAAACCTGGCGAGCAGCGCATTTTTTGCGTTGTCACTGCGGTCGCCGCCACTTCTTCCGCCGCGCTGGAGATAGCGGCACGGCATGCCACATTGTCCGCGATGGAGTGGGTAATTGGCGATGCAGCCGCCGAGTCTGCGCGGACGGTCGGGCGGGCTCGGGTGAAGCCGGAGGATTTACCCGCTTTGCAATCGCTGGGTTCGCTCCTTATTTATCCCCATAAAGCCCTGCGCGCGGACTCTGCACATATTCGCGCAAATACTCTTGGGCAGGGCGCCCTATGGGGTCTTGCCCTGTCGGGCGACCTGCCGATCTTGCTGCTGCGCACTGATAGCGCGGAGGGTGATATGGTGCCGCTGCTGGCCAGCGCACACCAATTGTGGCGGCGCACCGGCCTGCCCGTTGATCTGGTGATCCTGCAAGTCAGTGGTTCGACCTATGCAGAACCAATGCGCGGCGAGCTGCATGAGCTGCTGCGAGAAGTCGGGGCGAGCGAAATGTTGGGGCGCAATGGCGGAATCCATCTCCTCTTCGCCGATCAGAGCGGTCCCGATCAGATCCGTTTGCTGGAAGCGATGGCGTGGGCAATTTTGGATGATGATGCAGGAGCGCTGGAGGATCAACTGGCCCGCGCCTCTCACCCGGCATCTCTCCCGCCACCGATCTTTCCCAGCCTGGCTTATTCCCCTGCAACTGACGAACCGCCGTCTCAAACCCGTCCGACAGGGTTGCAGTTTGGAAATGGCTACGGCGGTTTCAGCCTGGATGGACGCGAGTACATCATCCAGCTTGAAGCCGGGCAAACGACCCCTGCGCCCTGGGCCAATGTTCTCGCGAACGATTGGTTCGGTACGCTGGTGACAGAGGCGGGCGGAGGTTTCACCTGGTCGGTCAATAGCGGAGAAAACCGTCTGACTTCCTGGACCAATGATCCGGTTTCCGACCGTCCGGTAGAAACTCTCTATTTGCGGGATGAAGAAACCGCGGCGGTCTGGACCGTCACACCTGCTCCGGCGGGACAAGAGGCGCCCTGTGACATTCGGTATGGGGCTGGATATTCCCAGTGGCGCAGATCTTCCCACGAGATAGAGCAGGAACAGCGCGTGTTCGTAGCTCCCGATGCGCCGGTCAAACTGGTTCGTTTGCGGCTCACCAACATGGACCGGCGCCATCGGCGACTGACGGCGACTTATTACGCAGAATGGCTTTTGGGATCGCTTCCTTCGATCGCGCGGCGGCATGTTGCCTGCCGCTTCGATCCAGCGTCGCAGCTGTTGCTGGCGACCAGCCCGTGGAATGCGGATTTCGCAGGTCGCACCGCATTTCTGACTGCCACAAATGATGCACATGGATTTACGACCGACCGGAGTGAGTTCCTGGGGCGCGAAGGGGGTCAGGCGGCACCCGCTGCGCTTGGCCGTTGGGGCTTGGGCAGCGCCGAAGTGGCCGGAGCCGATGCTTGCGCGGCCTATCAGGTGCATCTCGATCTTGCGCCTGAAGAGAGCATTGAAGTGACCTTCATATTGGGCGACGCGGCGAATGAGGCAGAGGCGATAGCGCTCGCCGCGCAGTGGCGGGATGACGCGGCCATATCCAATGCTGAAACTGCGCTGACCCAAAAATGGGATGATCTGCTCGGCTGTATCACGGTAGATACGCCCGACCCGGCTTTTGATATGATGATCAATCGGTGGCTGATCTACCAAAGCCTGTCGTCGCGCGTGATGGCCCGGACCGGTTTTTACCAGGCTAGCGGGGCGATCGGCTTTCGTGACCAATTGCAGGATGTGCTGGCCCTGCTGCCGTTTGATCCAGCGCGAGCGCGGAGGCATATTTTAATCTGCGCCGCACATCAGTTTGAGGAAGGGGACGTGCTGCACTGGTGGCACCCACCCTCTGATCGCGGAGTGAGGACGCGTTTTTCGGACGACCTCCTATGGCTGCCTTATGCGGCGGCGACATATGTCCGCGCGACAGGAGATCTGACGATCCTTGAGGAAGTGGTGCCATTCCTTTCCGCCCCGCTGCTGAAAGAGGAAGAAGATGATCGCTATGGACAGTTCGAGCAGTGCGAAGCCAGGGAACCGCTGATCGAGCATTGCGAACGCGCGCTGGAGAGAATTCAATTGGGTGCGCATGGCCTGCCATTGATGGGCACGGGCGACTGGAATGACGGGATGGACAGGGTTGGCGCAGAAGGCCGAGGCGAAAGCTTGTGGTTGGCATGGTTCGCCTGTGTCACTGCCGAGTTGCTTGCCGATCTTGAGCACCGGATGGGACGAGATCGCGAAGCTGATCATTGGACGCAGCAGGCCGGCATGCTGCGCCGCAATGTAGAGGAATCCGGCTGGGACGGCGCATGGTACAGGCGCGCTTATGATGATGCAGGACACCCGCTCGGTTCCGCCAAAGAAGCAGAGTGCCGGATCGATTCAATCTCGCAAAGCTGGTCCGTTTTTGCTGGTGCCGATCCCGCGCGGGTCCAAGAGGCGGTGGAAGCGGCAAAGCGCGAGTTGATCGATCCGGATGCGGCATTGGCCCGTCTTTTGTGGCCCCCATTCAACACAGGGCCGCGCGATCCGGGTTATATCAAAGCGTACCCGCCGGGCCTGCGCGAAAACGGGGGGCAATATTCTCATGCGGCCGCATGGCTCGGTCTGGCGCTTGCGCAGACTGGCGACGCTGATGGCGCTCTCGACGTTTTCCATATGATCTGCCCTGTCCATCGTGCTGCGACACAGGAAGGCGCAGAGTTATACCGGATCGAACCCTATGTTGTGCCAGGCGATATTGCTGCGGCTGAACCACATCGCGGCAAAGGCGGGTGGAGCTGGTATACCGGCGCTGCATCATGGGCGTGGCGGCTTGGAGTGGAAGGCTTGCTCGGCCTGACAATGCATGATGGCAACGTGTGCATTGCTCCCTCCCTTCCCACTGACTGGCCGGGCTACAACGCTACGTTGCGACGCGGCAATGCAAGCATTGCGGTGCAGGTCGAACGTTCGCAAGATTCTCTCGATACGCAAGTGGAAGTCGATGGCGTGCCCTTTGCTAGAGAAGCGATAGCCTTCCCTGCCGAAGGCGAAACGCGCAACGTGCTGGTCCGCATCGGACAAAAAACCCTCACACGAGCAGGAGCACCCGCATGA
- a CDS encoding universal stress protein has translation MRPVRHHSSGQFGTAKPDHSTPRLVACVDDGEQANAVSSQALAIAYSLGLEITFARVIEAPTHLASPADPIEWQLHRRTQSENLRRFADQEEEAKVAANSVLLAGVPAEELSDWAQDHGATMLVMGRRKSDRGKGLGSTAQALLDRAEHSLLLVPPGQPHKGSYCRIMVPIDGSARADSVLPIARRIARTHAADLVLVHIVPQLEVVGASRAPQVEQLRAQIDRHNKRNGIHHLEQLRRRSLEDGVEVKTIICGPGDPRSMLRDRAIEEQVDLIVMASHGNTGMEDVAVGSVAEYLAGHAPVPLLIVRPNIRCSFGSDPTGSRNDSVFRFEE, from the coding sequence ATGCGCCCGGTTCGACATCATTCGTCCGGACAATTTGGTACTGCGAAGCCCGATCATTCTACCCCGCGGCTCGTCGCCTGCGTCGATGACGGAGAACAGGCTAATGCCGTATCGTCACAAGCCCTGGCCATCGCCTATAGCCTTGGGCTGGAAATAACCTTTGCGCGCGTGATCGAAGCGCCGACGCACTTAGCGTCCCCGGCAGACCCCATCGAATGGCAATTGCACCGTCGAACGCAAAGCGAAAATTTGCGCAGATTCGCAGATCAGGAGGAAGAGGCAAAAGTAGCGGCGAACAGCGTGCTGCTCGCCGGTGTTCCGGCGGAAGAATTATCGGATTGGGCGCAGGATCATGGTGCGACGATGCTAGTCATGGGTCGACGCAAGAGCGACCGGGGCAAGGGTTTGGGGTCAACCGCCCAGGCTTTGCTCGACCGTGCAGAACATTCGTTATTGCTGGTTCCGCCTGGCCAGCCCCACAAGGGTAGTTACTGCCGGATCATGGTTCCTATCGATGGGTCAGCCAGGGCGGACAGCGTACTCCCCATAGCCCGCCGTATCGCGCGCACTCACGCAGCTGATCTCGTGCTGGTGCACATAGTGCCACAATTGGAAGTGGTCGGCGCATCCCGCGCGCCGCAAGTCGAGCAATTGCGTGCGCAGATCGATCGTCACAACAAACGCAATGGCATCCACCATCTGGAGCAATTGCGCCGTCGCAGCCTTGAGGATGGGGTTGAGGTCAAGACAATTATCTGTGGTCCGGGCGATCCTCGCTCGATGCTTCGCGACCGCGCCATAGAAGAGCAGGTCGATCTTATCGTCATGGCGTCACACGGCAACACCGGAATGGAAGATGTAGCAGTTGGCAGTGTCGCGGAATATCTTGCCGGTCATGCTCCGGTCCCGCTGCTGATTGTACGGCCAAATATCCGATGCAGTTTTGGTTCCGATCCGACTGGCAGCCGCAATGACTCTGTCTTCCGCTTTGAAGAGTGA
- a CDS encoding hemerythrin domain-containing protein yields MTEPVKQLLAAFKRDHVVLGRGLHQLGAALRARDILSAKRIADRLNHAVGPHIAFEEQHFYPRMRSLIGDEEVDRLYMEHRIGQAALCKVLSLPDAAWPDSALVRALLRDIELMEKHVAECGELFGAMGRIPEAEQGELLAQLDALRAEGICWTALTADTVP; encoded by the coding sequence ATGACCGAGCCGGTCAAGCAGTTGTTAGCCGCTTTCAAACGTGATCACGTTGTCTTGGGCCGCGGGTTGCATCAACTGGGCGCCGCCTTGCGGGCCCGTGACATCTTGTCAGCAAAGCGCATTGCTGACCGGCTGAACCATGCTGTCGGGCCGCATATCGCCTTCGAAGAGCAGCATTTTTATCCACGAATGCGCTCGCTGATCGGTGATGAGGAAGTTGACCGGCTTTATATGGAACACCGGATCGGTCAGGCAGCCTTGTGTAAGGTCCTCTCCCTGCCAGATGCAGCGTGGCCCGATAGCGCTTTGGTGCGGGCCTTGCTCCGCGATATAGAATTGATGGAAAAACATGTTGCCGAATGTGGCGAACTGTTTGGCGCGATGGGGCGCATTCCAGAAGCCGAACAAGGTGAACTGCTGGCGCAGCTCGATGCGTTGCGCGCAGAGGGGATTTGCTGGACTGCGCTGACAGCGGACACAGTCCCGTGA
- a CDS encoding class II glutamine amidotransferase translates to MCRLYGFRASEATKVECTLVHAQNALMVQSQSDQAGKSHANGWGMVSFDGRVPHVERQAWAAYHGEHFRRAAGRIYAKQVLAHVRRATVGEPTLANTHPFLDGGWALIHNGTIPNLDRVRPLLLAQLPEHRRAAITGDTDSEHVLQLLRAMQDRQPARPSLDILDAMIGMIARWCHEIDPSARLGLNLLVTDGRQMIGSCLGRPLHFVERRGVHDCEICGFPHIHHKPRHAYRAVVIASEPISHEEWHEVPDGSVYRIDPDYRLELRSFALGNERSSG, encoded by the coding sequence ATGTGCCGCTTGTATGGATTTCGCGCGAGTGAGGCGACCAAGGTCGAATGCACGCTGGTGCATGCGCAAAATGCCCTGATGGTACAGAGCCAGTCTGACCAGGCAGGCAAATCGCACGCGAATGGCTGGGGCATGGTATCTTTTGACGGACGTGTCCCGCATGTGGAGCGGCAGGCGTGGGCGGCCTATCATGGCGAACATTTTCGCCGGGCGGCAGGAAGGATATACGCGAAACAAGTGCTTGCCCATGTTCGCCGGGCGACGGTTGGTGAGCCAACGCTGGCTAACACGCATCCGTTTCTTGATGGCGGCTGGGCGCTCATTCATAATGGCACGATCCCTAATCTCGATCGGGTCCGTCCGCTTTTGCTGGCGCAGCTTCCAGAACATCGCCGCGCGGCGATCACCGGCGACACCGATAGCGAGCATGTGCTGCAATTGCTGCGCGCGATGCAGGATCGCCAGCCCGCCAGACCATCGCTGGATATCCTTGACGCCATGATCGGAATGATCGCCAGATGGTGTCACGAGATAGATCCGAGCGCGCGACTGGGCCTTAATTTGCTGGTTACCGATGGACGCCAGATGATCGGTAGTTGTCTCGGCAGACCGCTGCATTTCGTCGAGCGGCGCGGGGTGCATGATTGCGAGATATGCGGCTTCCCGCATATCCACCACAAACCCCGGCATGCCTATCGGGCGGTAGTGATCGCGTCGGAGCCAATCAGCCATGAAGAGTGGCACGAAGTGCCCGACGGCTCGGTCTACCGCATCGATCCTGATTACCGACTCGAGCTTCGCTCGTTTGCCCTCGGCAATGAGCGAAGCTCGGGTTGA